The Stenotrophomonas sp. ASS1 genome segment ACCGGGTCAGTCCCTCGGTGCTGCGTCGCCACTACACCACGCTGTCGCGGCTGCGCATCCTGCTCTCGGACCGAGAAGCTGGGGCCTTCGTGGTGGTGGGTGCGGCGGCGGCGGTGTTGTTCGCGCTGACCATCGGCCGTCTCGCCACCACCGACGGTGTGACGCCGGGTCATGTGTATGCGGTGATGACCTATCTGTGGACGTTCGTCGGCAGCCTGGATGATGCACCGTCGATGGTGGATCAGCTGGCGCGGTTGAAGGACATCGGCCGCCGCGTCAGCCCGGGCATGGAAGACGCGGAGCACAAGGATGCCGCTTGACCGGTAGATGCCCGCCTTGGTGGGCACCGATACATCGCGGCGCCAACCAAGGTTGGCGACTACCAAGGCAACAGTGCCAACCAGGATTGGCGGTTACCTCGCGGAAGGACATCGGCCGCCGCGTCAGCCCGGGCATGGAAGACGAGGAGCACAAGGATGCCGCTTGACCGGTAGATGCCCGCCTTGGTGGGCACCGATACATCGCGGCGCCAACCAAGGTTGGCGACTACCAGGGCAACGGTGCCAACCAGGATTGGCGATTATCTAGCGGAAGGACATCGGCCGCCGCGTCAGCCCGGGCATGGAGGATGCTGAGCGCAAGGACGCCGCTTGACCGGTAGACGCCCACCTTGGTGGGCACCGACACATCGCGGGGCCAACCAAGGTTGGCGACTACCGGGGCAACGGTGCCAACCAGGATTGGCGGTTACCTCGCGCCTGCCATGCGCCCGCACATCGCCAATGCACCGATGATCAACGCTTCCATGCTGCGGTCGAACTCGGCCTCCTGCGCCTTCCGATCCAGCGGGCGTCGCGTGGTATCCACCACCGCATGCCGCGAGTACACGGTGTCGGCCAACGCCACGGCGTGATACGCCACGGTCGACAGCAGCCACGCTGCCTGCTCCAGCGGCAGATCGTGCACGCGACTGAACTCGGCATGGTGGCGCTGGATGCGGGCCAGCATCTCCGGCGTCTTCGCGCCGTGGCTGACCAGGAAGGGCGCCAGGCCCGGATTGGCATCCACCAGCGCCCGCAATGAACGCTGGAATGCGCGAAGGTCCGCTTCGATGGAAACATCGGCGTCGGCATCCAGTGCCGGTGCCTGCCAACGCTCGAAGATCGCCTCGGCCACCAGCTCGCGCAGTGCCGCCAGATTCGCCACATGCTTGTACAGCGCGATGTGGCTGACCCCCAGCGCCGCCGCCACGCCCACGAAGCTCAGCTCCGGCAGCGTCATGGCAATGCCGGCGTCGGCGATGCGCTCGCGGGTGATGCTGGGCGGTCGCCCACGGGCAGCGGTCTTTTTCGGTGCAGCCATGCGGTAACGGTTCCTGCGCGGTGCGCGGGCAAGGGCTGTCATGGTGGTCCGCAGCGACGCCGCGGTCAACGCGTCGCTGCGGTCCGTGGACAGGCCCCGGTTGCGGCGCGATCAATTTAGTTTACTATGATGTAACTAATTCGCATTTGCAGTGTCCAGGATCGTTGTCGATGTCCGCGTCCCCCACTTCAATCACCCCGGCCGGGCCGCTGCGCGGCGCCGACCATGATCGCGGCCTGCAGGCGCTGCAGGTCCAGGTGGTCGCGGTTGCACAGCCGTGCGCCAGCCTGCTGCGCCTCGTGGTCCAGCTGCCGGAACATGCAGAACTCGCGCCCTGGCAGCGTGCCAACACCGCCGTGCGCATCCAGCTCGGCGCCACGTTCGGCGATGTGTCACGGATCTACACCGTGCGCAGCCTCGATCCCAACACCCGCCAGTTCACCCTGGACGTAGTGCTGCACGAGGCGCCGGGGCCGATGCTGGCCTGGGTACGTGCGCTGCGCCCCGGTGATGCCTTCGTTCTGACCGGACCGCGCCCCCATCTGCAGGTACCGCAGCGCGAGGGCACCTGCGCCCTCCTGTTCGCCGACCCAAGCGCCATCCCTGCCCTGTTTGCATTGCTGCAGCAGTGGCCGGCCGACCTGCGCGCA includes the following:
- a CDS encoding siderophore-interacting protein → MSASPTSITPAGPLRGADHDRGLQALQVQVVAVAQPCASLLRLVVQLPEHAELAPWQRANTAVRIQLGATFGDVSRIYTVRSLDPNTRQFTLDVVLHEAPGPMLAWVRALRPGDAFVLTGPRPHLQVPQREGTCALLFADPSAIPALFALLQQWPADLRAEAWIASDDAFPVDELPAIEGVCVLRLATGDVPLLQQARQLRPEPGSTVWAAGEREEMRALRRHFIETVGLPRSDVAVAGYWKRGETTTETDQRRRRNYERVLARGGGLQDLDDLADDI
- a CDS encoding TetR/AcrR family transcriptional regulator, with amino-acid sequence MAAPKKTAARGRPPSITRERIADAGIAMTLPELSFVGVAAALGVSHIALYKHVANLAALRELVAEAIFERWQAPALDADADVSIEADLRAFQRSLRALVDANPGLAPFLVSHGAKTPEMLARIQRHHAEFSRVHDLPLEQAAWLLSTVAYHAVALADTVYSRHAVVDTTRRPLDRKAQEAEFDRSMEALIIGALAMCGRMAGAR